Proteins from one bacterium genomic window:
- a CDS encoding NUDIX domain-containing protein, giving the protein MKLFAGIVVLSEINREWYAFLSKRPLWNSEKGDFESWAGGYQITAVGKMESVDNGNFHQCALREFGEETGLGFLTNLEEVHKTQVFDDYQKVIFMSVIPWPKVILIMQKTHLVPFTLEDMEKVRDMRAYRTDGSFSYEDRAFKPEDGIRMFPDEKVAIIKSLSRFCVLK; this is encoded by the coding sequence ATGAAATTGTTTGCTGGAATAGTTGTCTTGTCCGAAATCAACAGGGAGTGGTACGCATTTCTTTCCAAACGGCCTTTGTGGAATTCCGAGAAAGGAGACTTTGAGTCATGGGCCGGGGGATATCAGATTACGGCCGTGGGAAAAATGGAGTCAGTCGATAATGGGAATTTCCACCAGTGTGCCTTGCGGGAGTTTGGAGAGGAAACCGGGCTTGGTTTTCTTACCAATCTCGAGGAGGTACATAAAACACAGGTGTTCGACGATTACCAAAAAGTAATTTTTATGTCCGTAATTCCCTGGCCTAAAGTCATCCTTATAATGCAAAAAACCCACCTTGTTCCTTTCACCCTGGAAGATATGGAAAAGGTCAGGGATATGCGCGCATATCGAACCGATGGTTCATTTTCTTACGAAGACAGGGCGTTCAAACCCGAAGACGGGATACGTATGTTCCCTGACGAGAAAGTGGCTATTATAAAATCCCTTTCACGTTTTTGTGTTTTGAAGTAA